One segment of Thermosynechococcus sp. HN-54 DNA contains the following:
- the ftsH gene encoding ATP-dependent zinc metalloprotease FtsH, which produces MKYAQRLSHRLSQLALVVGLSLAPTNIGLGQSSNNNTVSYSQFLTALKAGEVSSVELYQEQGLAKFRRKDQPEQSPPQEVRLFDRNPELVELLRQVSTRYDTTVRVVPSSSDGAVVGIISNLMLGFFLLILFLMILRRASNAPGGPGQILNFGKSRARFQMEAQTGVTFGDVAGIEEAKEELQEVVTFLKNSEKFTSIGARIPKGVLLIGPPGTGKTLLAKAIAGEAGVPFFSISGSEFVEMFVGVGASRVRDLFRKAKENAPCLVFIDEIDAVGRQRGAGIGGGNDEREQTLNQLLTEMDGFEGNTGIIVIAATNRPDVLDAALLRPGRFDRQITVDLPSYKGRLQILQVHARGKKIAPEVSLEAIARRTPGFSGAELANLLNEAAILTARRRKPAITNAEIDDAIDRVTIGMTLTPLLDSKKKWLIAYHEVGHALLMTLLKHADPLNKVTIIPRSGGVGGFAQQIFDEERVDSGLYTRAWLLDEITILLGGRAAEVEIFGDAEVTVGASSDLRAVANLAREMVTRYGMSDLGHLALETLGNEVFLGRDLMPRAEYSEAVAVQIDHQVREIVMHCYEIARKLIREHRVAIDKLVELLLEKETIDGDEFRALVRQYTTLPVKEPTWKATATPVSLRQGAQPS; this is translated from the coding sequence ATGAAATACGCTCAACGTCTTTCCCACCGGCTGAGTCAACTGGCTTTGGTCGTGGGTCTCTCGTTAGCTCCCACTAACATTGGTCTAGGGCAATCGAGCAATAACAACACCGTTTCCTACAGTCAATTTCTCACTGCCCTTAAGGCTGGTGAAGTCAGCTCCGTTGAACTCTATCAGGAACAAGGGCTAGCCAAGTTTCGCCGCAAAGATCAACCCGAACAATCTCCCCCCCAGGAGGTACGGCTCTTTGATCGTAATCCTGAACTCGTAGAACTGCTGCGCCAAGTGAGTACCCGCTATGACACGACGGTGCGGGTGGTGCCCTCTAGCAGTGATGGAGCGGTGGTCGGCATCATTTCTAACTTGATGCTGGGCTTCTTTCTGCTGATTTTATTCCTGATGATTTTGCGGCGGGCGAGTAATGCCCCCGGCGGCCCTGGGCAGATTCTCAACTTTGGTAAATCCCGCGCCCGCTTTCAAATGGAGGCACAAACGGGGGTGACCTTTGGCGATGTGGCTGGGATTGAAGAGGCCAAAGAAGAGCTTCAGGAAGTTGTGACCTTTCTCAAGAATTCAGAGAAATTTACCTCCATTGGTGCTCGTATTCCCAAGGGGGTGCTACTGATTGGGCCACCGGGAACCGGAAAAACGCTCCTTGCCAAGGCGATCGCAGGTGAAGCTGGGGTTCCCTTCTTTTCCATTTCTGGTTCTGAATTTGTGGAAATGTTTGTGGGCGTCGGTGCCTCCCGTGTGCGGGATCTCTTCAGAAAGGCCAAAGAAAACGCCCCTTGTCTGGTGTTTATTGATGAAATTGATGCCGTCGGTCGCCAACGGGGTGCCGGCATTGGCGGTGGCAATGATGAGCGCGAGCAAACTCTCAACCAACTCCTGACGGAAATGGATGGCTTTGAGGGTAATACCGGCATTATTGTAATTGCGGCAACGAACCGCCCCGATGTTTTGGATGCTGCCCTACTGCGTCCGGGCCGCTTTGACCGCCAAATTACCGTTGATTTGCCCAGCTACAAGGGACGCCTGCAAATTCTTCAAGTCCATGCCCGCGGTAAAAAAATTGCGCCAGAGGTGTCCCTTGAGGCGATCGCCCGCCGTACCCCCGGCTTTTCGGGTGCCGAACTTGCCAACCTCCTCAATGAAGCCGCGATTCTCACTGCTCGGCGTCGCAAACCTGCCATTACCAATGCCGAAATTGACGATGCCATTGATCGCGTGACGATTGGCATGACGCTCACTCCCCTCCTCGACAGTAAGAAAAAGTGGCTGATTGCCTACCACGAAGTGGGTCATGCCCTACTGATGACGCTCCTGAAACATGCGGATCCCCTCAACAAAGTGACGATTATCCCCCGTTCTGGGGGCGTTGGCGGCTTTGCCCAGCAAATCTTTGATGAGGAACGGGTAGACAGTGGCCTCTATACCCGCGCATGGCTCCTCGATGAGATCACGATTCTGTTGGGGGGGCGCGCTGCCGAAGTGGAAATCTTTGGCGATGCTGAAGTCACCGTGGGTGCCAGTAGCGACTTGCGAGCGGTAGCCAATCTGGCGCGGGAAATGGTGACCCGTTACGGCATGTCGGATTTGGGACACTTAGCCCTTGAAACTCTAGGCAACGAGGTCTTTTTGGGTCGAGATCTCATGCCCCGCGCTGAATATTCGGAAGCCGTGGCTGTGCAAATTGACCACCAAGTGCGTGAGATTGTTATGCACTGCTACGAGATTGCCCGCAAACTCATCCGCGAGCATCGGGTAGCCATTGATAAGCTGGTGGAGCTGCTCCTTGAGAAGGAAACCATTGACGGTGATGAGTTCCGTGCCTTGGTGCGCCAATATACTACCCTACCTGTCAAAGAACCTACTTGGAAGGCGACAGCGACGCCGGTGTCCTTGCGTCAGGGTGCCCAGCCGTCCTAG
- a CDS encoding transposase — protein MASFSVLVKSILKQLSPCDYPVLNSQLFFKIWLTYILDQGLTSMRALFYRLNHSGITVDMSTFSKANKTRTTTLFERIYTHLMSQARKRHRCSSLMLFPIDSTVITLTSKLFWFYKYHQVKLITGFDLTENILGKAVVSFGERHDLSFQDEILEMIPENAVAIMDRGFASWRFLERLSERKCLFVVRIKNNMRMKLNHERYRVVQFFDEHGTEFRIATNLMHLSDEEVSELYRHRWGIENLWKFLKMHLSLDKLITKSLNGVINQIYMVLIGYLILELMEIPEYFGRKLLDKLRYLQLELSRRCSIVHWSFDWQPELLVT, from the coding sequence ATGGCATCTTTTTCAGTTCTTGTCAAGTCTATTCTCAAGCAGCTCAGCCCTTGCGACTACCCCGTCCTCAACTCTCAATTGTTCTTCAAAATCTGGTTGACCTACATTCTCGACCAAGGATTAACCAGCATGAGAGCCTTATTTTATCGCTTGAATCATTCGGGGATTACAGTGGATATGTCCACGTTTTCCAAGGCGAACAAAACTCGAACAACCACCTTATTTGAGAGGATTTACACTCATCTCATGTCTCAAGCTCGCAAGAGACATCGTTGTTCAAGTCTGATGCTGTTTCCTATTGATTCAACCGTCATTACCCTGACGAGTAAGCTCTTTTGGTTCTACAAATACCATCAAGTGAAGTTAATTACAGGATTTGATTTAACAGAGAACATCCTGGGTAAGGCAGTAGTCTCTTTTGGGGAGAGACATGACCTAAGCTTTCAAGACGAGATTTTAGAAATGATCCCTGAGAATGCCGTTGCCATCATGGATAGAGGGTTTGCGAGTTGGAGATTTTTAGAGCGGCTGAGTGAGAGGAAGTGTTTATTTGTTGTGCGTATCAAGAATAACATGAGAATGAAGCTCAATCATGAGAGATACCGAGTGGTTCAATTTTTTGATGAGCATGGAACAGAGTTTCGTATTGCGACGAATCTAATGCATCTAAGTGATGAGGAAGTGAGTGAGCTGTATCGGCATCGGTGGGGGATTGAGAACTTATGGAAGTTTCTAAAGATGCATTTATCATTAGACAAGCTGATTACGAAGAGTTTGAATGGGGTGATAAATCAGATTTATATGGTTTTGATTGGGTACTTAATTTTAGAGCTAATGGAGATACCTGAATACTTTGGCAGGAAGCTATTAGACAAATTGCGATATTTGCAACTGGAACTGAGTCGCCGCTGCTCGATAGTGCATTGGAGCTTTGATTGGCAGCCAGAGCTACTTGTCACTTAG
- a CDS encoding sensor histidine kinase KdpD, with the protein MLKQFATDDRQKRYLDILANECNRETELINDLLDLQRLEAGRSQIQQEVVDLDSWLPSVLDPFRNRMQQRQQSLEIVRPPTLPPLLSNRHALARVLAELLNNACKYSPAGAQIIVRFDPIGGDRLQIQVSNPSEIPSEELPRIFEKFYRIPNADPWQQGGTGLGLALTQKLVEQLQGEIHVHSAAGMTTFTLSLPTASGDPTP; encoded by the coding sequence ATGCTGAAGCAATTTGCTACCGACGATCGCCAGAAGCGCTACCTCGACATTCTCGCCAATGAGTGCAACCGCGAAACGGAACTGATCAATGATTTGCTGGATCTGCAACGCCTAGAGGCCGGGCGTAGCCAAATTCAACAGGAGGTGGTTGATCTCGACAGTTGGCTCCCCTCGGTGCTCGACCCCTTTCGCAATCGCATGCAACAACGCCAGCAGTCCCTTGAGATTGTGCGCCCTCCCACTTTGCCACCCCTCCTCTCCAATCGTCATGCCTTGGCGCGCGTTCTCGCTGAGTTACTGAACAATGCCTGCAAGTACAGCCCGGCGGGAGCACAAATTATTGTCCGCTTTGATCCCATCGGTGGCGATCGCTTGCAAATCCAAGTGAGCAATCCCTCAGAGATTCCCAGTGAGGAGCTGCCACGTATCTTTGAAAAGTTTTATCGCATTCCCAATGCGGATCCGTGGCAACAGGGGGGAACGGGTTTAGGCCTTGCCCTCACCCAAAAACTCGTGGAGCAATTGCAGGGCGAAATTCACGTCCACAGCGCAGCCGGCATGACCACCTTTACCCTGAGCTTACCCACTGCGTCAGGTGATCCCACTCCCTGA
- a CDS encoding LOG family protein translates to MTLSRVALSSLQQDLDQLISRLDTLPHGDLIYQALQLFTEIAEEELERLDWKILRSCLRDMHQALRVFAPYRHTRKISIFGSARTPSTAPVYEMAVRFAQAASAAGFMIITGAGGGIMEAGNKGAGPNKSFGLNIELPFEQGANPYIEGDPRLIHFKYFFTRKLFLLKETDAITVFPGGFGTQDEAFECLTLCQTGKAPPKPLVLMDIAGGTYWQHWDQFIRQELVAKGLINSEDQELYRICTSVEEGLAYLSDFYRVYHSSRYVGDRLVLRLNQDISDAALAELNRDFQDILVSGQIERAEPLPREVEDEQPINQPSLTHTLHLPRLILHFNQRDYSRLYQLIYRLNGFATAETVYHPERK, encoded by the coding sequence ATGACCCTCTCGCGAGTCGCTTTAAGTAGCCTACAGCAAGACCTTGATCAGTTAATTAGTCGCTTGGATACTCTGCCCCATGGCGATCTCATTTACCAAGCCCTACAACTGTTTACCGAGATTGCTGAGGAGGAACTGGAACGACTAGACTGGAAAATCCTGCGTTCTTGCCTGCGGGATATGCACCAAGCCCTGCGGGTGTTTGCCCCCTATCGCCATACCCGCAAAATCTCTATCTTTGGCTCGGCACGCACCCCCTCTACGGCCCCTGTCTATGAAATGGCGGTGCGCTTTGCCCAAGCCGCTAGTGCAGCGGGTTTTATGATTATCACCGGGGCGGGGGGCGGCATCATGGAGGCTGGTAACAAAGGCGCAGGCCCCAACAAGTCCTTTGGCCTCAACATTGAACTCCCCTTTGAGCAGGGAGCTAATCCCTACATTGAAGGCGATCCGCGGCTGATTCACTTCAAGTATTTTTTTACGCGCAAGCTTTTTTTGCTCAAGGAAACCGACGCCATTACCGTATTTCCGGGGGGCTTTGGCACCCAAGATGAAGCCTTTGAATGCTTGACCCTCTGTCAAACGGGCAAAGCTCCTCCTAAGCCCTTGGTCTTGATGGATATTGCCGGCGGTACCTACTGGCAGCATTGGGATCAGTTTATTCGCCAAGAACTGGTTGCTAAGGGACTGATTAACAGTGAAGATCAGGAACTCTACCGCATCTGCACCAGTGTCGAGGAGGGGTTGGCGTACCTCAGTGACTTTTACCGCGTTTATCACTCTAGCCGCTACGTGGGCGATCGCTTGGTGCTGCGGTTGAACCAAGACATTAGTGATGCCGCCCTAGCGGAACTCAATCGCGATTTTCAGGACATTCTCGTGTCGGGTCAGATCGAGCGCGCTGAACCCCTGCCTCGGGAAGTAGAAGATGAGCAGCCCATCAACCAACCGTCTCTGACTCACACCCTGCACCTTCCCCGACTGATTTTGCACTTTAACCAGCGCGACTACAGCCGCCTCTATCAACTCATTTACCGCCTGAATGGCTTTGCCACGGCGGAGACTGTGTACCATCCCGAACGCAAATAG
- the purB gene encoding adenylosuccinate lyase — protein sequence MIERYTLAPMGNLWTDAYKFKTWLDVEIAVCEAQAELGHIPAEAVAEIKAKAKFDPQRVLEIEAEVKHDVIAFLTNVNENVGDAGRYIHLGLTSSDVLDTGLALQLVASLRLIQEQLEHLIQAVRHRAQEHRYTVMVGRSHGIHAEPITFGFKLAGWLAELLRHRDRLCQLQRTVAVGKISGAVGTYANVDPRVEAIACQKLGLQPDTASTQVISRDRHADYAQTLALLGASLERFAVEIRNLQRTDVLEVEEFFSKGQKGSSAMPHKRNPIRSERLTGLARVLRGNALAALENVALWHERDISHSAVERVILPDSSILTHFMLVEMTDLVQTLQVYPENMRRNMNCYGGVIFSQRVLLALVEKGLSREAAYALVQKHAHAAWNQPNGDFAANLKGDPEIQRYLSPEELEACFNPEHHLKHLEEIYQRLGI from the coding sequence ATGATCGAACGCTATACCCTTGCCCCGATGGGGAATCTCTGGACGGATGCCTACAAATTCAAGACTTGGCTCGATGTTGAAATTGCGGTTTGTGAAGCCCAAGCCGAACTGGGGCATATTCCCGCCGAAGCGGTAGCTGAAATCAAAGCTAAGGCCAAGTTTGATCCTCAACGGGTGCTGGAAATTGAAGCGGAGGTGAAGCACGATGTCATTGCTTTCCTCACCAATGTCAACGAGAATGTTGGCGATGCCGGACGGTATATTCACCTTGGGCTAACCAGTTCCGATGTCCTGGATACCGGTTTGGCCCTGCAATTGGTGGCGAGTCTAAGGCTGATCCAAGAGCAGTTGGAGCATCTCATTCAGGCGGTGCGCCATCGCGCCCAAGAACATCGCTATACGGTGATGGTGGGACGCAGTCATGGGATTCACGCCGAACCCATTACATTTGGTTTCAAGCTCGCTGGCTGGTTGGCGGAATTGCTACGCCATCGCGATCGCCTGTGTCAGTTACAGCGCACCGTAGCCGTGGGCAAAATCTCTGGGGCAGTGGGCACCTATGCCAATGTGGATCCGCGCGTGGAGGCGATCGCTTGCCAAAAACTAGGCCTACAACCCGATACTGCTTCAACGCAGGTGATTTCCCGCGATCGCCACGCCGACTATGCCCAAACCCTTGCCCTCTTGGGAGCGAGCCTCGAGCGCTTTGCCGTTGAGATTCGCAATCTTCAGCGCACCGATGTCCTTGAAGTGGAAGAATTCTTCTCGAAGGGCCAAAAAGGCTCCTCCGCCATGCCCCACAAACGCAATCCTATTCGTTCCGAACGCCTGACGGGTTTAGCGCGGGTACTCCGCGGCAATGCCTTAGCAGCTCTGGAAAATGTTGCTCTTTGGCATGAGCGGGATATTTCCCACAGTGCCGTGGAGCGAGTCATCTTGCCCGACAGTTCAATTCTCACTCACTTTATGCTGGTGGAGATGACGGACTTGGTGCAAACGCTACAGGTCTATCCAGAGAATATGCGCCGCAACATGAACTGCTATGGCGGTGTCATCTTCAGTCAGCGGGTGCTCCTCGCCCTAGTGGAAAAAGGCCTCAGCCGCGAAGCCGCCTATGCCCTCGTACAAAAACACGCCCATGCCGCTTGGAATCAACCCAACGGTGACTTTGCCGCCAACCTCAAAGGAGATCCTGAAATCCAGCGCTATTTAAGTCCTGAGGAGTTGGAAGCCTGCTTTAATCCTGAGCATCACCTGAAGCACCTAGAGGAAATTTACCAGCGATTGGGGATTTAG
- the pyrE gene encoding orotate phosphoribosyltransferase, whose product MHDSLVDLRQELLALLCRDAYRAGEFILSSGQKSHYYINCKPVTLSARGAYLVGRLFLEQLAPEVVAVAGLTLGADPLVVAVSVLSNLQGQDRAALIVRKEAKGHGTMSFIEGPPLPQGAVVTVLEDVITTGGSALKAVLRLQEAGYVVNEVLAIVDRQAGGEAAFAAQGVPLRSLFRISDLETYLNQS is encoded by the coding sequence ATGCATGATTCCCTTGTTGACCTGCGTCAGGAACTTTTGGCGCTGCTTTGCCGCGATGCCTACCGTGCCGGCGAGTTTATCCTTTCCTCTGGCCAAAAAAGCCATTACTACATCAACTGCAAACCCGTGACCCTGTCGGCACGGGGCGCTTACCTTGTGGGACGGCTCTTCTTGGAGCAGTTGGCACCCGAAGTAGTGGCGGTGGCGGGTCTCACCCTTGGTGCAGATCCCTTGGTCGTGGCAGTGAGTGTCCTCTCCAATTTACAGGGGCAGGATCGAGCAGCCCTGATTGTGCGTAAGGAAGCTAAGGGCCACGGCACAATGAGCTTTATTGAAGGTCCCCCTTTGCCCCAAGGGGCAGTGGTCACGGTGCTTGAGGATGTGATCACCACAGGAGGATCGGCCCTCAAGGCAGTTCTGCGCCTCCAAGAGGCGGGCTATGTGGTCAATGAAGTCCTCGCGATCGTGGATCGTCAAGCGGGTGGGGAAGCGGCTTTTGCTGCTCAGGGGGTGCCCCTGCGATCGCTCTTTCGGATTAGCGACCTCGAAACCTATCTCAATCAGTCCTAA
- the cysS gene encoding cysteine--tRNA ligase, giving the protein MPLHLYNTLSRRLEPFSPLHPERVTIYACGVTVYDYCHLGHARSYVAWDVLRRYLTFLGYHVHYVQNFTDIDDKILRRAHENGETMATVSDRYIAAYHEDMAALNILPANAYPRATEVIPEIIDLIQGLLDRGYAYVAGGDVYYAVAQFPSYGKLSGRQLEQLMAGASGRIEEVEEQRKHHPLDFALWKAAKPEEMSVYDPWEAPWGKGRPGWHIECSAMVRRAFGATVDIHCGGMDLIFPHHENEIAQSEAVTQQPLARFWLHNGFVTVNTEKMSKSLGNFTTIRDLLTQGVDPMALRLLVLQAQYRKPLDFTSEALSAAAKGWQTLAEALRLHQQIPLPPTAPEEVKSHPSTQAFWQAMDEDLNTAAALAVVFELAKTLNREQHRYLHGGDWGRSPAELSRDWHTLVTLAQVLGLEVKAEAQAAQTAGLTDEEIQALIAARTAARQAKNYAESDRLRDLLLAQGVKLVDHKDGTTHWFRVAAGSAP; this is encoded by the coding sequence GTGCCCTTACATCTGTACAACACACTGTCTCGCCGCCTTGAACCCTTCTCGCCCCTACACCCAGAGCGGGTGACGATCTATGCCTGTGGGGTCACGGTGTATGACTACTGCCACTTGGGGCACGCCCGTTCCTATGTGGCTTGGGATGTGCTCCGCCGCTATCTCACGTTCTTGGGCTACCACGTCCACTATGTGCAGAATTTTACCGACATTGATGACAAAATTCTTCGCCGTGCCCATGAAAACGGTGAAACCATGGCGACGGTGAGCGATCGCTACATAGCTGCGTACCACGAAGACATGGCGGCGTTGAATATCTTGCCTGCCAATGCCTATCCCCGTGCGACGGAGGTGATTCCGGAAATTATTGATCTGATCCAAGGGCTACTGGATCGCGGCTATGCCTACGTGGCTGGCGGCGATGTTTACTATGCCGTGGCGCAATTTCCCAGCTATGGCAAGCTCTCTGGGCGCCAGCTTGAGCAACTCATGGCCGGTGCCAGTGGCCGCATTGAGGAAGTGGAGGAGCAGCGCAAACACCATCCCCTAGATTTTGCCCTCTGGAAAGCGGCGAAGCCCGAGGAAATGAGTGTCTATGATCCGTGGGAAGCCCCGTGGGGGAAAGGGCGCCCCGGCTGGCACATTGAATGCTCGGCAATGGTGCGGCGGGCCTTTGGGGCAACGGTGGATATCCACTGCGGCGGCATGGATTTAATCTTTCCCCACCACGAGAATGAAATTGCCCAATCGGAGGCGGTGACCCAGCAGCCCTTGGCGCGATTTTGGCTCCACAACGGCTTTGTGACCGTCAACACTGAGAAAATGTCTAAGTCCTTGGGCAACTTCACAACAATTCGTGACCTGCTGACTCAGGGGGTGGATCCCATGGCCTTGCGCCTGTTGGTCTTGCAGGCTCAGTACCGCAAACCTTTGGACTTTACGTCAGAGGCACTGAGCGCCGCTGCCAAGGGCTGGCAAACCCTAGCGGAAGCCCTGCGCTTGCATCAGCAGATTCCCCTGCCCCCCACGGCTCCAGAAGAGGTGAAAAGCCACCCCAGTACTCAAGCCTTTTGGCAAGCTATGGATGAGGACTTGAACACCGCTGCCGCCCTAGCCGTGGTCTTTGAACTGGCGAAAACCCTGAATCGTGAGCAGCATCGTTATCTCCATGGGGGGGACTGGGGGCGATCGCCCGCTGAACTCAGCCGCGACTGGCACACCTTGGTGACCCTTGCTCAGGTCTTAGGTCTAGAAGTAAAAGCGGAGGCACAAGCTGCCCAAACCGCTGGCCTAACCGATGAGGAGATTCAAGCGCTGATTGCCGCTCGCACCGCTGCCCGCCAAGCCAAGAACTACGCTGAGAGCGATCGCCTGCGGGATCTCCTTTTGGCACAAGGCGTCAAACTCGTGGATCACAAGGACGGCACCACCCATTGGTTTCGCGTAGCCGCTGGCTCCGCCCCCTAA
- the rpsN gene encoding 30S ribosomal protein S14 — protein sequence MAKKSMIEREKKRQRLVAKYASKRQELKAQLASAETQEEIMSIHRQLQQLPRNSAPSRLRNRCWLTGRPRGYYRDFGLCRNALREMAHQGLLPGVVKSSW from the coding sequence ATGGCCAAAAAAAGCATGATCGAACGGGAAAAAAAGCGGCAACGGCTCGTTGCGAAATACGCCAGCAAACGCCAAGAACTCAAGGCTCAACTGGCCAGCGCTGAAACCCAAGAAGAGATCATGAGCATCCATCGTCAACTGCAACAGTTGCCCCGCAATAGTGCTCCTTCGCGGCTGCGGAATCGCTGCTGGTTGACGGGTCGTCCTCGTGGTTACTATCGCGATTTTGGCCTCTGCCGCAACGCCCTGCGGGAAATGGCACACCAAGGGTTACTGCCGGGGGTCGTCAAATCGAGTTGGTAA
- a CDS encoding 4a-hydroxytetrahydrobiopterin dehydratase yields the protein MAERLSPADIEAQLASLPGWKLVGDRLERTFTFKDFLGSIAFVNRLVDPAEQAGHHPDLSISWNRVTVCLTTHDAGGITQKDIDLAKVISDLAAA from the coding sequence ATGGCAGAGCGATTATCCCCAGCGGATATTGAGGCACAGCTAGCTAGCCTACCCGGCTGGAAACTGGTGGGCGATCGCCTTGAGCGAACCTTTACCTTCAAAGACTTCTTAGGCTCCATTGCCTTTGTCAATCGTCTGGTAGATCCCGCTGAGCAGGCTGGGCATCACCCTGATTTATCCATTTCTTGGAATCGGGTCACGGTCTGCCTCACCACCCATGATGCCGGCGGGATTACCCAAAAAGACATTGATCTGGCCAAGGTGATTTCCGATCTGGCTGCGGCATAA
- a CDS encoding acetolactate synthase large subunit, whose protein sequence is MNTAELLVKCLENEGVEYIFGLPGEENLDVLHALRRSRIQFITTRHEQGAAFMADVYGRLTGKAGVCLSTLGPGATNLMTGVADANLDGAPLVAITGQVGTDRMHIESHQYLDLVAMFSPVTKWNAQIVRPSITPEIVRKAFKIAQNEKPGAVHIDVPENIAAMEAEGYPLKPSQPEKTYASFQSILKAAELINAAENPLILVGNGAIRAHAAAALTHFAEKLNIPVANTFMGKGVIPYQHSLALWTVGLQQRDYISCGFDHADLIIAVGYDLIEYSPKSWNPDGRLPIIHIAATHAEIDSSYIPVVEVVGDISDSLYEILKRADRQDKRTPYAVQLRQDIVADYCQYAQDESFPVKPQKLIYDLRQVMGPEDIVISDVGAHKMWIARHYHCDRPNTCLISNGFAAMGIAVPGAIAAKLVYPQRHVVAVTGDGGFMMNCQELETALRIGTNFTTIIFNDGGYGLIEWKQQRYFGESAYVHFGNPDFVKLAESMGLKGYRIEATADFIPTLKTALAQSVPSIIDVPVDYTENLRFNQRLGELSCEA, encoded by the coding sequence ATGAATACCGCTGAATTATTGGTGAAATGCCTTGAAAATGAAGGCGTAGAATACATTTTTGGTCTGCCGGGGGAAGAGAATCTGGATGTTCTCCATGCCCTCCGCCGCTCGCGCATTCAATTTATCACGACGCGCCACGAACAGGGGGCTGCCTTCATGGCGGATGTCTATGGCCGCCTCACTGGCAAAGCGGGGGTGTGTCTGTCTACTCTTGGTCCTGGTGCCACCAACTTAATGACTGGCGTTGCCGACGCCAACCTCGATGGCGCTCCTCTTGTGGCCATTACAGGGCAAGTGGGAACCGATCGCATGCACATTGAGTCCCACCAATACCTAGACTTGGTGGCCATGTTTAGCCCTGTCACCAAATGGAATGCTCAGATTGTCCGCCCCAGTATTACACCCGAAATTGTCCGTAAGGCCTTTAAGATTGCCCAGAATGAAAAACCGGGTGCTGTTCACATTGACGTGCCCGAAAACATTGCTGCTATGGAAGCCGAGGGCTATCCCCTCAAACCTAGCCAGCCCGAAAAAACCTATGCCTCATTCCAGAGCATTCTCAAGGCCGCTGAACTGATCAATGCGGCCGAAAATCCCCTGATCTTGGTGGGGAATGGCGCGATTCGCGCCCATGCTGCCGCTGCCCTCACCCATTTTGCCGAAAAGCTCAACATTCCCGTTGCTAACACCTTTATGGGCAAAGGGGTCATTCCCTATCAACACTCCCTTGCCCTGTGGACAGTGGGTCTCCAACAGCGAGACTACATTAGCTGTGGCTTTGATCATGCCGATTTGATTATTGCCGTTGGCTATGACTTGATTGAGTATTCCCCAAAAAGCTGGAACCCTGATGGCCGCCTCCCCATTATTCACATTGCTGCGACCCATGCGGAAATTGACAGCAGCTACATTCCTGTGGTTGAGGTGGTGGGGGATATTTCTGATTCCCTCTATGAAATTCTCAAGCGAGCCGATCGCCAAGACAAGCGCACTCCCTATGCCGTCCAACTGCGTCAGGACATTGTTGCTGACTACTGCCAATATGCCCAAGATGAGAGTTTTCCCGTCAAGCCGCAAAAGCTTATCTATGACCTGCGCCAAGTGATGGGACCAGAGGACATTGTTATTTCTGATGTCGGTGCCCACAAGATGTGGATTGCCCGCCACTACCACTGCGATCGCCCCAATACCTGCTTGATTTCCAATGGCTTTGCGGCAATGGGGATTGCCGTACCGGGGGCAATAGCGGCGAAATTAGTGTATCCACAGCGGCATGTGGTGGCGGTGACTGGCGATGGCGGCTTCATGATGAACTGCCAAGAACTGGAAACCGCACTGCGCATAGGCACGAACTTCACAACCATCATCTTTAATGACGGCGGCTATGGTCTGATTGAGTGGAAGCAGCAGCGCTACTTTGGCGAATCCGCCTATGTCCACTTTGGTAACCCCGACTTTGTCAAGTTGGCCGAAAGCATGGGACTCAAGGGGTATCGCATTGAAGCCACGGCTGATTTTATCCCAACGCTAAAAACGGCGCTTGCGCAGTCAGTTCCCAGCATTATTGATGTTCCGGTGGACTACACTGAGAACCTGCGTTTTAATCAACGCCTTGGGGAGCTAAGCTGCGAAGCCTAG